A single region of the Garra rufa chromosome 6, GarRuf1.0, whole genome shotgun sequence genome encodes:
- the klhl2 gene encoding kelch-like protein 2, which produces MEIHPLCTKLCHHKAVELKDDVCEKQSAVTINPRHMRKAFRIMNELRSQSVLCDVTIIAEDVEIAAHRVVLAAGCPYFHAMFTGEMTESRQKKVRIKEIDGWTLGMLIDYVYTAEIQVTEENVQVLLPAAGLLQLQEVKKACCEFLITQLHPTNCLGIRAFADLHACTELLNLANTYAEQHFSEVVQSEEFLNLGMEQVCSLIASDKLTITSEEKVFEAVIAWVTHDTDVRQEHMAHLMEHVRLPLLSREYLVQRVEEETLVKNSSACKDYLIEAMKYHLLPAEQRTLMKTIRTRVRTPISYPKLMMVVGGQAPKAIRSVECYDFEEERWFQVAELPSRRCRAGVVYMGGVVYAVGGFNGSLRVRTVDAYDPVKDEWCCVSSMQDRRSTLGSAVLNGLLYAVGGFDGSTGLATVEAYNAKANEWFHVSPMNTRRSSVGVGVVGGLLYAVGGYDGATRQCLSTVEAYNPNTNEWSYTAEMGTRRSGAGVGVLKGLLYAVGGHDGPLVRKSCEVYDPATNTWKQVADMNMCRRNAGVCAVNNLLYVIGGDDGSCNLASVEFYNPNTDKWTLLPTCMSTGRSYAGVTVIDKPL; this is translated from the exons ATGGAGATTCATCCACT atgcACTAAGCTTTGCCATCATAAAGCTGTGGAGCTGAAGGATGATGTGTGTGAGAAACAGAGTGCGGTCACCATCAATCCACGTCACATGAGGAAAGCTTTCAGGATCATGAACGAGCTCCGcag TCAGAGTGTGTTGTGTGATGTCACCATCATTGCGGAGGATGTGGAGATAGCTGCTCATCGAGTCGTCTTAGCTGCGGGGTGTCCGTACTTCCACGCTATGTTTACAG GAGAGATGACCGAGAGCCGTCAGAAGAAGGTTCGAATCAAAGAGATCGACGGCTGGACTCTGGGAATGCTGATCGACTATGTTTACACTGCTGAGATCCAAGTAACAGAGGAGAATGTGCAG gtgcTCTTGCCCGCTGCTGGTCTTCTGCAGCTACAGGAAGTTAAAAAGGCCTGCTGCGAGTTTCTCATAACTCAACTTCACCCAACCAACTGCCTCGGTATCCGCGCTTTTGCCGATTTGCACGCCTGCACGGAGCTGCTCAATCTCGCCAACACGTACGCAG AGCAACACTTCTCAGAGGTCGTGCAGAGTGAGGAGTTTCTCAATCTGGGCATGGAGCAAGTGTGCAGCCTCATAGCGAGTGACAAACTGACCATTACTTCAGAAGAGAAG gtATTTGAAGCGGTCATAGCTTGGGTCACACATGATACAGATGTGCGTCAGGAACACATGGCTCATCTGATGGAGCATGTTCGCTTGCCCCTTCTTTCCAGAGAATACCTTGTACAG AGGGTGGAAGAGGAAACTTTAGTGAAGAACAGCAGCGCCTGTAAAGACTACTTAATTGAAGCCATGAAGTACCACCTGCTGCCGGCCGAGCAGCGCACTCTGATGAAGACCATACGGACCAGAGTGAGAACACCCATCAGCTACCCAAAG TTGATGATGGTGGTAGGGGGGCAGGCCCCTAAAGCCATCCGCAGTGTGGAGTGCTATGATTTCGAGGAGGAGAGATGGTTTCAAGTGGCAGAATTACCTTCCAGACGATGTCGAGCAG gTGTGGTGTACATGGGTGGTGTTGTATATGCTGTCGGGGGTTTTAACGGGTCATTGCGAGTGAGGACGGTGGATGCATATGACCCAGTAAAAGACGAGTGGTGTTGTGTCAGCAGCATGCAGGACCGGAGGTCAACTCTAGGCTCCGCTGTCCTCAACGGACTGCTTTATGCTGTTGGGGGCTTTGATGGCAGCACAG GTTTAGCTACTGTAGAGGCATATAACGCTAAGGCCAATGAGTGGTTCCATGTCAGTCCCATGAACACGCGGCGTAGTAGTGTTGGAGTTGGCGTCGTTGGAG GTCTGCTTTATGCAGTTGGAGGGTATGACGGAGCAACACGTCAGTGTTTGAGTACTGTTGAGGCGTATAACCCCAACACCAATGAATGGTCTTACACAGCAGAGATGGGAACCCGCCGTAGTGGTGCAG GTGTAGGTGTATTAAAAGGTCTGCTGTATGCTGTAGGGGGGCACGACGGCCCCTTGGTTCGAAAGAGCTGTGAGGTTTATGACCCTGCCACTAACACATGGAAACAGGTGGCTGATATGAATATGTGCCGAAGGAATGCAG GTGTGTGTGCCGTAAATAACCTGCTATATGTGATTGGTGGCGATGATGGCTCATGTAACCTGGCGTCAGTGGAGTTCTACAATCCAAACACTGATAAATGGACTCTACTGCCCACCTGCATGAGCACAGGACGCAGCTATGCAG GTGTGACCGTCATTGATAAGCCTCTCTGA